A single region of the Vicia villosa cultivar HV-30 ecotype Madison, WI linkage group LG4, Vvil1.0, whole genome shotgun sequence genome encodes:
- the LOC131595797 gene encoding protein IQ-DOMAIN 19-like isoform X2 encodes MGKTSKWFRNLLKGKKDKDKEKEKEDCGNGTENPTTPISATPKEKRRWSFRRLSASKEVHVAESSVTSVTLQSVTDSQNYQRKHVMDVAAADGVIFLNSCSNGGTRRSIEVASAIKIQSVFRSYLAKKALCALRGIVMLQALVRGHLVRKQATETLRCMQALVLAQARACAQRARMLSEEKANQKHATYRKATEDSLFMHMFNEIERGLEENIKTVEMDVCESKGNSRGRNNTTNHEHHGFSEHRLSAYYSPNGSYSKKENYKVFPTPSARTDSSPKACSGYLEDGSFTTAQNSPYYYSAVSRADDSKLPFSFTRQPYEESMANEYPLFPNYMANTESSRAKVRSQSAPKQRPDSYERQPSRRRASVEGRNVPRPVRMLRSSSHVGATAQNYQYPWSVKLDRSSASLNDNDCGSTSTVLTNSNYCRSLVSYNPHGPSD; translated from the exons ATGGGGAAGACAAGCAAATGGTTTAGGAATCTTTTGAAAGGGAAGAAAGACaaagacaaagaaaaagagaagGAAGATTGTGGAAATGGAACAGAAAATCCAACTACTCCAATCTCAGCAACGCCAAAGGAGAAGAGAAGATGGAGTTTCAGAAGATTGTCAGCTTCTAAGGAAGTTCATGTTGCAGAATCTAGTGTCACTTCAGTGACATTACAATCTGTCACAGATTCTCAGAATTATCAGAGGAAGCATGTCATGGATGTTGCTGCTGCAGATGGTGTGATCTTCTTGAATTCTTGTTCCAATGGAGGAACTAGAAGGAGTATTGAAGTGGCTTCTGCTATTAAAATTCAATCTGTCTTTAGATCCTACCTG GCGAAAAAGGCATTGTGTGCTCTTAGAGGAATAGTGATGCTGCAAGCACTAGTAAGAGGCCACTTAGTGAGAAAACAAGCAACTGAGACATTAAGATGCATGCAAGCTTTGGTCTTAGCACAAGCAAGAGCTTGTGCTCAAAGGGCTAGAATGTTATCAGAAGAAAAGGCTAATCAAAAGCATGCAACCTACAGAAAAGCCACAGAGGACAGCTTATTCATGCATATGTTTAAT GAAATAGAAAGAGGCTTAGAAGAGAATATAAAGACAGTGGAGATGGATGTTTGTGAATCCAAAGGCAACTCAAGAGGCAGAAACAACACTACAAATCATGAACACCATGGATTCTCTGAACACAGACTTTCAGCATATTATTCACCAAATGGTTCATACTCaaagaaagaaaactacaaagtatTTCCTACACCATCCGCGCGAACCGACTCAAGTCCAAAAGCATGCAGTGGATATTTGGAGGACGGTTCCTTCACTACAGCACAGAACAGTCCCTATTACTACTCAGCAGTTTCAAGAGCAGATGATTCAAAGCTTCCTTTTTCTTTCACTAGACAACCCTACGAAGAATCCATGGCCAATGAATATCCGTTATTTCCAAACTACATGGCTAACACAGAATCATCAAGAGCTAAAGTAAGATCGCAGAGTGCACCGAAGCAAAGACCGGACTCATATGAAAGGCAACCGAGTCGGCGAAGAGCTTCTGTGGAAGGAAGAAATGTTCCAAGACCTGTGAGGATGTTGAGATCATCTTCACATGTTGGGGCCACTGCACAAAATTATCAATATCCATGGTCTGTAAAGCTTGATAGGTCCTCAGCTTCACTCAATGACAATGACTGTGGCTCTACAAGTACAGTACTAACAAACTCTAACTATTGCAGATCTCTTGTTTCATATAAT CCTCATGGACCAAGCGACTGA
- the LOC131595797 gene encoding protein IQ-DOMAIN 19-like isoform X1, producing MHVLTVMGKTSKWFRNLLKGKKDKDKEKEKEDCGNGTENPTTPISATPKEKRRWSFRRLSASKEVHVAESSVTSVTLQSVTDSQNYQRKHVMDVAAADGVIFLNSCSNGGTRRSIEVASAIKIQSVFRSYLAKKALCALRGIVMLQALVRGHLVRKQATETLRCMQALVLAQARACAQRARMLSEEKANQKHATYRKATEDSLFMHMFNEIERGLEENIKTVEMDVCESKGNSRGRNNTTNHEHHGFSEHRLSAYYSPNGSYSKKENYKVFPTPSARTDSSPKACSGYLEDGSFTTAQNSPYYYSAVSRADDSKLPFSFTRQPYEESMANEYPLFPNYMANTESSRAKVRSQSAPKQRPDSYERQPSRRRASVEGRNVPRPVRMLRSSSHVGATAQNYQYPWSVKLDRSSASLNDNDCGSTSTVLTNSNYCRSLVSYNPHGPSD from the exons ATGCATGTTTTGACAGTGATGGGGAAGACAAGCAAATGGTTTAGGAATCTTTTGAAAGGGAAGAAAGACaaagacaaagaaaaagagaagGAAGATTGTGGAAATGGAACAGAAAATCCAACTACTCCAATCTCAGCAACGCCAAAGGAGAAGAGAAGATGGAGTTTCAGAAGATTGTCAGCTTCTAAGGAAGTTCATGTTGCAGAATCTAGTGTCACTTCAGTGACATTACAATCTGTCACAGATTCTCAGAATTATCAGAGGAAGCATGTCATGGATGTTGCTGCTGCAGATGGTGTGATCTTCTTGAATTCTTGTTCCAATGGAGGAACTAGAAGGAGTATTGAAGTGGCTTCTGCTATTAAAATTCAATCTGTCTTTAGATCCTACCTG GCGAAAAAGGCATTGTGTGCTCTTAGAGGAATAGTGATGCTGCAAGCACTAGTAAGAGGCCACTTAGTGAGAAAACAAGCAACTGAGACATTAAGATGCATGCAAGCTTTGGTCTTAGCACAAGCAAGAGCTTGTGCTCAAAGGGCTAGAATGTTATCAGAAGAAAAGGCTAATCAAAAGCATGCAACCTACAGAAAAGCCACAGAGGACAGCTTATTCATGCATATGTTTAAT GAAATAGAAAGAGGCTTAGAAGAGAATATAAAGACAGTGGAGATGGATGTTTGTGAATCCAAAGGCAACTCAAGAGGCAGAAACAACACTACAAATCATGAACACCATGGATTCTCTGAACACAGACTTTCAGCATATTATTCACCAAATGGTTCATACTCaaagaaagaaaactacaaagtatTTCCTACACCATCCGCGCGAACCGACTCAAGTCCAAAAGCATGCAGTGGATATTTGGAGGACGGTTCCTTCACTACAGCACAGAACAGTCCCTATTACTACTCAGCAGTTTCAAGAGCAGATGATTCAAAGCTTCCTTTTTCTTTCACTAGACAACCCTACGAAGAATCCATGGCCAATGAATATCCGTTATTTCCAAACTACATGGCTAACACAGAATCATCAAGAGCTAAAGTAAGATCGCAGAGTGCACCGAAGCAAAGACCGGACTCATATGAAAGGCAACCGAGTCGGCGAAGAGCTTCTGTGGAAGGAAGAAATGTTCCAAGACCTGTGAGGATGTTGAGATCATCTTCACATGTTGGGGCCACTGCACAAAATTATCAATATCCATGGTCTGTAAAGCTTGATAGGTCCTCAGCTTCACTCAATGACAATGACTGTGGCTCTACAAGTACAGTACTAACAAACTCTAACTATTGCAGATCTCTTGTTTCATATAAT CCTCATGGACCAAGCGACTGA